A stretch of the Vitis riparia cultivar Riparia Gloire de Montpellier isolate 1030 chromosome 13, EGFV_Vit.rip_1.0, whole genome shotgun sequence genome encodes the following:
- the LOC117927598 gene encoding uncharacterized protein LOC117927598 isoform X1 — translation MASLTPGVLSKLILNAGNKDVKVFGEHRSALLQVIEIVPSLAGGDDLWQSRGFFLKLSDSLHSAYVSVSDEDVDLISTDKIQLGQFVHVAGLDAGSPVPVLRGIKPIPKRRPCVGNPKDLVSSDLLPIRSSAVHFSRTTKKDKLKTKAKRSVLQDTKSRRASIGNGSTLECLELRRLSLDSARRAWDQSPTPKKTTPPKSSRFKTKQISTSSNVCSDKKASSKIDSSSKRSSVSISPLKSKNEISSPKLACKPLQKDSKSSVGVAIPSRVGVAIPSRVVKVPFRFKTWSDQNISWDSLPPRIHDLGKDAASYRNVAFLAAVNALEEASAAEGVIQCMSMFAELCESSQKDSAGPLVEQFLNLHQDMQKAAMSINALLSTRLAEVESSSCCSSQPPLAEACKNFNNKNAISWVQAALETDLSKFCLFRKQDNREIRSGEKCHYIVLENSPEMKSENHSPQNKPSPRNNGGLSDSSAKGLPSPSRRRFSASKRMSAEREEWSKGSGLRETANLAKKLLSVSRGWFLKYLEDSLNKGFGLRREEGGAEIACLLGQLKRVNQWLDGSVEDGMEVDERIEGLRKKLYGFLLEHVDSAVVSGK, via the exons ATGGCGTCTCTAACACCAGGCGTGTTATCCAAGCTAATACTAAATGCCGGCAACAAGGATGTGAAGGTGTTCGGAGAGCATCGATCGGCATTGTTGCAGGTCATTGAAATCGTGCCCTCCCTCGCCGGAGGCGACGATCTCTGGCAGAGCAGAGGCTTCTTCTTGAAGCTCTCTGATTCTCTTCACTCCGCTTACGTTTCCGTTTCTGATGAAGATGTCGATTTGATCTCCACCGATAAGATCCAGCTCGGCCAGTTCGTCCACGTGGCTGGCCTCGACGCCGGATCCCCTGTTCCCGTGCTTCGCGGGATAAAGCCAATTCCGAAGCGGAGGCCTTGTGTGGGTAATCCCAAGGATCTGGTGTCCAGTGACTTGTTGCCTATTCGATCCAGTGCTGTTCATTTTTCAAGGACGACGAAGAAGGATAAATTGAAAACCAAGGCCAAAAGGTCGGTGCTTCAAGATACTAAGTCGAGGCGAGCTTCGATTGGGAATGGGTCAACTTTGGAGTGTTTGGAGCTGAGGAGATTGAGTTTGGACTCGGCGAGAAGGGCTTGGGATCAGAGTCCCACGCCTAAGAAAACTACTCCACCGAAATCATCGCGtttcaaaaccaaacaaattTCCACTTCTTCAAAT GTTTGTTCTGATAAGAAGGCTTCTTCCAAGATCGATTCATCATCAAAGCGTTCAAGTGTGAGTATTTCACCATTGAAAAGCAAAAATGAAATATCTTCACCAAAACTAGCTTGCAAGCCTTTGCAAAAGGATTCGAAGTCATCGGTTGGGGTTGCCATTCCTAGTCGGGTTGGGGTTGCTATTCCTAGTCGTGTTGTTAAAGTGCCCTTCAGGTTCAAAACTTGGTCAGACCAAAATATTTCATGGGATTCACTTCCTCCTAGAATTCATGATTTAGGAAAG GATGCTGCATCTTATAGAAATGTTGCATTTTTAGCTGCTGTAAATGCACTGGAAGAAGCGTCAGCTGCAGAGGGTGTCATTCAGTGCATGAG CATGTTTGCAGAACTGTGCGAGTCCTCACAGAAAGATTCTGCCGGACCACTAGTGGAACAGTTTTTGAACCTCCATCAGGATATGCAGAAAGCAGCAATGTCCATTAATGCCTTGCTCAGCACAAGGCTTGCTGAAGTGGAGAGTAGCAGTTGTTGTAGCTCACAGCCTCCATTGGCAGAAGCAtgtaaaaatttcaacaataagAATGCCATATCATGGGTTCAAGCTGCTCTAGAGACAGATCTTTCCAAATTTTGTCTGTTCAGGAAGCAGGACAATAGAGAAATTCGGAGTGGTGAAAAATGTCACTATATTGTCTTAGAAAATTCTCCAGAAATGAAGTCTGAGAACCATTCACCTCAAAACAAACCAAGCCCCAGAAATAATGGAGGCTTATCAGATTCTAGTGCAAAAGGGTTGCCAAGCCCTTCACGGCGGCGGTTCTCAGCCTCAAAGAGAATGAGTGCCGAAAGGGAGGAATGGTCTAAGGGGAGTGGATTAAGGGAGACTGCAAATTTGGCAAAAAAGCTTCTATCTGTATCTCGTGGGTGGTTCCTGAAGTATTTGGAAGATTCATTGAATAAGGGATTTGGATTGAGGAGGGAGGAGGGAGGTGCTGAAATTGCATGTCTGCTTGGGCAGCTTAAAAGGGTGAATCAATGGTTAGATGGCTCAGTCGAGGATGGAATGGAGGTTGATGAGAGGATAGAGGGTTTGAGGAAGAAGTTATATGGCTTTTTACTGGAGCATGTTGATTCTGCAGTTGTTTCTGGCAAGTAG
- the LOC117928038 gene encoding protein UPSTREAM OF FLC isoform X2, with translation MEGKGGEVRRLHIIYFLSRMGRVEQPHLIRVHHLNRNGVYLRDVKRWLSDLRGKEMAEAFAWSYKRKYKTGYVWQDLLNDDLITPISDNEYVLKGSQITGLHLDPCEKNASTLKQQEVEIEVEDKNEGRQQRASTGEASEGHPDSKIHTPMKTSSEIIEESPPFSSETSTVTDYSMKFEEDKSLERSKQEMSERDLSFENSSSSSFYSNPINKKSKTKKKKKTNNVEKSSAAPSSSFASFTKSKSHSSGASQVFRNLMTCGAVDTKDSALVMMNCPDKAMNKLDCRAEKLGGSARILGTPRKHQQQQHSGRISFDGTEGLKKKGEFANLKAASATFKPVATPSCSQCGKSFKPEKMHTHMKSCRGKKASAKSAAAVEKTPSRIPANSCNTDSVPGYFLTH, from the exons ATGGAAGGCAAAGGAGGAGAAGTGAGGCGACTTCACATCATCTACTTTCTGAGTCGAATGGGTCGAGTGGAACAACCCCATCTCATTCGTGTCCATCATCTCAACCGCAATGGTGTATATTTGCGAG ATGTTAAAAGATGGCTTTCGGATTTGAGAGGGAAAGAAATGGCAGAAGCATTCGCTTGGTCTTACAAGAG GAAGTACAAGACGGGTTATGTTTGGCAAGACTTGCTAAATGATGATCTCATCACCCCAATCTCTGACAATGAATACGTCCTCAAGGGATCCCAAATCACGGGTCTCCATTTGG ATCCCTGTGAGAAAAACGCTTCCACCCTGAAGCAGCAAGAGGTTGAGATTGAAGTTGAAGATAAGAATGAAGGCAGACAACAGCGAGCCTCAACAGGAGAAGCAAGTGAAGGACACCCAGATTCTAAAATCCATACCCCAATGAAGACATCATCCGAAATCATCGAAGAATCACCCCCATTCAGCTCAGAGACCTCCACGGTGACAGACTATTCTATGAAGTTTGAAGAAGACAAATCTCTGGAGAGGAGTAAACAAGAAATGAGTGAAAGGGATTTGAGCTTTgaaaattcttcttcttcttctttctattCTAACCCCATCAATAAGAAGAGCAAgacgaagaaaaaaaagaagacaaataATGTGGAAAAGAGTAGTGCAGCACCAAGTTCATCATTTGCATCATTTACAAAGAGCAAGAGCCATTCAAGTGGAGCTTCTCAGGTGTTCCGCAATTTGATGACTTGCGGTGCTGTGGATACAAAGGATTCAGCCCTGGTTATGATGAACTGCCCTGATAAAGCTATGAATAAATTGGATTGTCGAGCAGAGAAGTTGGGAGGGTCTGCCAGAATCCTTGGGACTCCTAGGAAACATCAACAACAGCAACACAGCGGCCG GATAAGCTTTGATGGAACAGAGGGTTTAAAGAAGAAGGGTGAATTCGCCAACTTAAAAGCCGCATCTGCTACTTTCAAGCCAGTGGCTACTCCCAGTTGCTC GCAATGCGGGAAGTCGTTTAAGCCAGAGAAAATGCACACACACATGAAATCATGCAGAGGGAAGAAGGCATCGGCAAAGAGTGCTGCTGCTGTTGAGAAAACACCATCTCGGATACCGGCAAATTCCTGTAACACTGATTCAGTTCCTGGCTATTTCTTGACCCACTGA
- the LOC117927598 gene encoding uncharacterized protein LOC117927598 isoform X2, protein MASLTPGVLSKLILNAGNKDVKVFGEHRSALLQVIEIVPSLAGGDDLWQSRGFFLKLSDSLHSAYVSVSDEDVDLISTDKIQLGQFVHVAGLDAGSPVPVLRGIKPIPKRRPCVGNPKDLVSSDLLPIRSSAVHFSRTTKKDKLKTKAKRSVLQDTKSRRASIGNGSTLECLELRRLSLDSARRAWDQSPTPKKTTPPKSSRFKTKQISTSSNVCSDKKASSKIDSSSKRSSDAASYRNVAFLAAVNALEEASAAEGVIQCMSMFAELCESSQKDSAGPLVEQFLNLHQDMQKAAMSINALLSTRLAEVESSSCCSSQPPLAEACKNFNNKNAISWVQAALETDLSKFCLFRKQDNREIRSGEKCHYIVLENSPEMKSENHSPQNKPSPRNNGGLSDSSAKGLPSPSRRRFSASKRMSAEREEWSKGSGLRETANLAKKLLSVSRGWFLKYLEDSLNKGFGLRREEGGAEIACLLGQLKRVNQWLDGSVEDGMEVDERIEGLRKKLYGFLLEHVDSAVVSGK, encoded by the exons ATGGCGTCTCTAACACCAGGCGTGTTATCCAAGCTAATACTAAATGCCGGCAACAAGGATGTGAAGGTGTTCGGAGAGCATCGATCGGCATTGTTGCAGGTCATTGAAATCGTGCCCTCCCTCGCCGGAGGCGACGATCTCTGGCAGAGCAGAGGCTTCTTCTTGAAGCTCTCTGATTCTCTTCACTCCGCTTACGTTTCCGTTTCTGATGAAGATGTCGATTTGATCTCCACCGATAAGATCCAGCTCGGCCAGTTCGTCCACGTGGCTGGCCTCGACGCCGGATCCCCTGTTCCCGTGCTTCGCGGGATAAAGCCAATTCCGAAGCGGAGGCCTTGTGTGGGTAATCCCAAGGATCTGGTGTCCAGTGACTTGTTGCCTATTCGATCCAGTGCTGTTCATTTTTCAAGGACGACGAAGAAGGATAAATTGAAAACCAAGGCCAAAAGGTCGGTGCTTCAAGATACTAAGTCGAGGCGAGCTTCGATTGGGAATGGGTCAACTTTGGAGTGTTTGGAGCTGAGGAGATTGAGTTTGGACTCGGCGAGAAGGGCTTGGGATCAGAGTCCCACGCCTAAGAAAACTACTCCACCGAAATCATCGCGtttcaaaaccaaacaaattTCCACTTCTTCAAAT GTTTGTTCTGATAAGAAGGCTTCTTCCAAGATCGATTCATCATCAAAGCGTTCAAGT GATGCTGCATCTTATAGAAATGTTGCATTTTTAGCTGCTGTAAATGCACTGGAAGAAGCGTCAGCTGCAGAGGGTGTCATTCAGTGCATGAG CATGTTTGCAGAACTGTGCGAGTCCTCACAGAAAGATTCTGCCGGACCACTAGTGGAACAGTTTTTGAACCTCCATCAGGATATGCAGAAAGCAGCAATGTCCATTAATGCCTTGCTCAGCACAAGGCTTGCTGAAGTGGAGAGTAGCAGTTGTTGTAGCTCACAGCCTCCATTGGCAGAAGCAtgtaaaaatttcaacaataagAATGCCATATCATGGGTTCAAGCTGCTCTAGAGACAGATCTTTCCAAATTTTGTCTGTTCAGGAAGCAGGACAATAGAGAAATTCGGAGTGGTGAAAAATGTCACTATATTGTCTTAGAAAATTCTCCAGAAATGAAGTCTGAGAACCATTCACCTCAAAACAAACCAAGCCCCAGAAATAATGGAGGCTTATCAGATTCTAGTGCAAAAGGGTTGCCAAGCCCTTCACGGCGGCGGTTCTCAGCCTCAAAGAGAATGAGTGCCGAAAGGGAGGAATGGTCTAAGGGGAGTGGATTAAGGGAGACTGCAAATTTGGCAAAAAAGCTTCTATCTGTATCTCGTGGGTGGTTCCTGAAGTATTTGGAAGATTCATTGAATAAGGGATTTGGATTGAGGAGGGAGGAGGGAGGTGCTGAAATTGCATGTCTGCTTGGGCAGCTTAAAAGGGTGAATCAATGGTTAGATGGCTCAGTCGAGGATGGAATGGAGGTTGATGAGAGGATAGAGGGTTTGAGGAAGAAGTTATATGGCTTTTTACTGGAGCATGTTGATTCTGCAGTTGTTTCTGGCAAGTAG
- the LOC117928038 gene encoding protein UPSTREAM OF FLC isoform X1: MNSKGSVSTAMELTMELELMKEQRIVKRRSMEGKGGEVRRLHIIYFLSRMGRVEQPHLIRVHHLNRNGVYLRDVKRWLSDLRGKEMAEAFAWSYKRKYKTGYVWQDLLNDDLITPISDNEYVLKGSQITGLHLDPCEKNASTLKQQEVEIEVEDKNEGRQQRASTGEASEGHPDSKIHTPMKTSSEIIEESPPFSSETSTVTDYSMKFEEDKSLERSKQEMSERDLSFENSSSSSFYSNPINKKSKTKKKKKTNNVEKSSAAPSSSFASFTKSKSHSSGASQVFRNLMTCGAVDTKDSALVMMNCPDKAMNKLDCRAEKLGGSARILGTPRKHQQQQHSGRISFDGTEGLKKKGEFANLKAASATFKPVATPSCSQCGKSFKPEKMHTHMKSCRGKKASAKSAAAVEKTPSRIPANSCNTDSVPGYFLTH, translated from the exons ATGAATTCAAAAGGTTCAGTTTCGACTGCAATGGAATTAACGATGGAGTTGGAGCTTATGAAAGAGCAGCGCATCGTCAAAAG AAGATCAATGGAAGGCAAAGGAGGAGAAGTGAGGCGACTTCACATCATCTACTTTCTGAGTCGAATGGGTCGAGTGGAACAACCCCATCTCATTCGTGTCCATCATCTCAACCGCAATGGTGTATATTTGCGAG ATGTTAAAAGATGGCTTTCGGATTTGAGAGGGAAAGAAATGGCAGAAGCATTCGCTTGGTCTTACAAGAG GAAGTACAAGACGGGTTATGTTTGGCAAGACTTGCTAAATGATGATCTCATCACCCCAATCTCTGACAATGAATACGTCCTCAAGGGATCCCAAATCACGGGTCTCCATTTGG ATCCCTGTGAGAAAAACGCTTCCACCCTGAAGCAGCAAGAGGTTGAGATTGAAGTTGAAGATAAGAATGAAGGCAGACAACAGCGAGCCTCAACAGGAGAAGCAAGTGAAGGACACCCAGATTCTAAAATCCATACCCCAATGAAGACATCATCCGAAATCATCGAAGAATCACCCCCATTCAGCTCAGAGACCTCCACGGTGACAGACTATTCTATGAAGTTTGAAGAAGACAAATCTCTGGAGAGGAGTAAACAAGAAATGAGTGAAAGGGATTTGAGCTTTgaaaattcttcttcttcttctttctattCTAACCCCATCAATAAGAAGAGCAAgacgaagaaaaaaaagaagacaaataATGTGGAAAAGAGTAGTGCAGCACCAAGTTCATCATTTGCATCATTTACAAAGAGCAAGAGCCATTCAAGTGGAGCTTCTCAGGTGTTCCGCAATTTGATGACTTGCGGTGCTGTGGATACAAAGGATTCAGCCCTGGTTATGATGAACTGCCCTGATAAAGCTATGAATAAATTGGATTGTCGAGCAGAGAAGTTGGGAGGGTCTGCCAGAATCCTTGGGACTCCTAGGAAACATCAACAACAGCAACACAGCGGCCG GATAAGCTTTGATGGAACAGAGGGTTTAAAGAAGAAGGGTGAATTCGCCAACTTAAAAGCCGCATCTGCTACTTTCAAGCCAGTGGCTACTCCCAGTTGCTC GCAATGCGGGAAGTCGTTTAAGCCAGAGAAAATGCACACACACATGAAATCATGCAGAGGGAAGAAGGCATCGGCAAAGAGTGCTGCTGCTGTTGAGAAAACACCATCTCGGATACCGGCAAATTCCTGTAACACTGATTCAGTTCCTGGCTATTTCTTGACCCACTGA